The following proteins are encoded in a genomic region of Ornithinibacillus sp. 4-3:
- a CDS encoding Gfo/Idh/MocA family protein, whose amino-acid sequence MGKLNIGIIGLGAVGERLIKQFIAHPETEIVAICDVSVNRMNEIRETYVEATSYEDHRDLIHDDRVELVYVAVPPKFHHGIALDVMAAGKNILCEKPLANTYEEAKDMAEKAAEAGVMTAMNFPLPYTPPVQLFEEKLNSGIIGKLRRIDFKMHFTTWPRAWQQNPWIAKREQGGYIREVMPHYLQFIQQIFGKVTNVNSFIDYPDNEEDCEIGIIARLELEDGTPILVNGLSNIAKQEDVALRAYGEKGVLSLLNWGTLTFSSLDQEEEVLSHRDREAKMLLVDELVKAAKGEPAHLIDFQEGYEVQAVLEKLLGKN is encoded by the coding sequence ATGGGAAAACTAAACATAGGTATTATTGGTTTAGGAGCAGTTGGAGAAAGATTAATTAAACAATTTATCGCTCATCCAGAAACAGAAATTGTTGCGATTTGTGATGTAAGCGTTAACAGAATGAATGAAATTAGAGAGACATATGTAGAGGCGACTTCATATGAAGACCATAGGGATTTGATCCATGATGATCGTGTCGAATTGGTTTATGTAGCAGTACCACCAAAGTTCCATCATGGAATTGCACTTGATGTAATGGCAGCAGGGAAAAATATTTTATGTGAAAAACCGCTTGCAAATACATATGAAGAAGCAAAAGATATGGCAGAAAAAGCTGCTGAAGCAGGAGTAATGACCGCAATGAATTTCCCATTGCCATACACACCACCTGTACAGCTCTTTGAAGAGAAGCTGAACAGCGGTATCATTGGCAAATTAAGACGAATTGATTTTAAAATGCATTTTACAACATGGCCTAGGGCATGGCAACAAAATCCATGGATTGCTAAAAGAGAGCAAGGTGGATACATTCGTGAAGTAATGCCACATTATCTTCAATTTATCCAACAAATTTTTGGGAAGGTAACGAATGTAAATTCATTTATTGATTATCCAGATAATGAAGAAGACTGTGAGATTGGCATCATTGCTCGTCTAGAGCTTGAGGATGGAACACCTATTTTAGTAAATGGACTAAGTAATATTGCGAAGCAGGAAGATGTTGCATTACGTGCTTATGGGGAGAAGGGAGTATTATCTCTATTAAACTGGGGAACATTAACATTCTCTTCTTTAGATCAGGAAGAGGAAGTATTATCTCATCGTGATCGTGAAGCGAAAATGCTACTGGTAGATGAATTGGTGAAGGCGGCTAAAGGAGAACCAGCTCACTTAATTGATTTCCAAGAAGGTTATGAAGTTCAAGCAGTACTGGAGAAATTATTAGGAAAGAACTAA
- a CDS encoding catalase, which yields MEDKKKKLTTVAGAPVPNNQDSLTAGPRGPMLLQDVWFLEKLAHFDREVIPERRMHAKGSGAYGTFTVTHDITQYTSAKIFSEIGKQTDMFVRFSTVAGERGAADAERDIRGFSMRFYTEQGNWDLVGNNTPVFFFRDPLKFPDLNHAVKRDPRTNMRSANNNWDFWSSLPEALHQVTIVMSDRGIPKSYRTMHGFGSHTFSMINAKNERVWVKFHLRSQQGIENLTDQEAEDVVGKDRESHQKDLYEAIENENYPKWKMYIQVMTEEEANNMPYNPFDLTKVWYKGDFPLIEVGEFELNRNPENYFAEVEQAAFTPANVVPGIGFSPDKMLQGRLFSYGDAQRYRLGVNHHQIPVNQPKCPVHSFHRDGAMRVDGNMGSTLHYEPNSYGEWQEQPDHSEPALDLYGNADRWNFREDDNLYYEQPGKLFNLMSDDQKEYLFGNTARNMADAEKHIQIRHIINCYKADPAYGQGVAKAANIAWEEVEAALDTENA from the coding sequence TTGGAAGATAAGAAAAAGAAGTTAACTACAGTAGCAGGGGCTCCCGTGCCGAATAACCAAGATTCATTAACAGCAGGCCCAAGAGGTCCTATGCTCCTTCAAGATGTTTGGTTTTTAGAGAAATTGGCACATTTTGACCGTGAAGTAATTCCAGAGCGTCGTATGCATGCGAAGGGTTCAGGTGCTTATGGAACATTTACCGTTACACATGATATTACACAATATACATCTGCAAAGATTTTCTCTGAAATAGGAAAGCAAACAGATATGTTTGTTCGTTTTTCTACAGTAGCTGGTGAGCGTGGAGCAGCCGATGCTGAGCGCGATATTCGCGGATTTTCTATGCGTTTCTACACAGAACAAGGAAATTGGGACCTTGTTGGAAATAATACGCCTGTATTTTTCTTTAGAGATCCATTAAAATTCCCTGATCTTAACCATGCAGTAAAACGTGATCCACGTACTAATATGCGTAGCGCTAATAATAACTGGGATTTTTGGTCTTCTCTTCCTGAGGCATTGCATCAAGTAACCATTGTAATGAGTGACCGTGGTATTCCAAAATCTTATCGTACGATGCATGGATTCGGAAGCCATACCTTCAGTATGATTAATGCAAAAAATGAGCGTGTTTGGGTTAAATTCCATCTTCGTTCACAACAAGGCATTGAGAACTTAACAGATCAAGAAGCTGAAGATGTTGTAGGTAAAGATCGTGAAAGTCATCAAAAGGATTTATATGAAGCAATTGAAAATGAAAATTATCCGAAATGGAAAATGTACATTCAAGTAATGACAGAAGAAGAAGCAAATAACATGCCTTACAATCCATTTGACTTAACAAAAGTTTGGTATAAAGGTGACTTCCCACTTATCGAAGTTGGAGAATTTGAACTTAATCGTAATCCAGAAAACTACTTTGCAGAAGTAGAACAAGCAGCATTTACACCTGCAAACGTAGTTCCAGGAATTGGCTTCTCTCCTGATAAAATGTTACAGGGACGTCTATTCTCATATGGAGATGCACAGCGCTATCGTTTAGGTGTAAACCATCACCAAATTCCAGTGAACCAACCGAAATGCCCTGTACATAGCTTCCATCGTGATGGAGCAATGCGTGTAGATGGGAATATGGGAAGCACACTTCACTATGAGCCAAACTCTTATGGTGAATGGCAAGAACAGCCAGATCATAGTGAACCAGCATTAGATTTGTATGGAAATGCCGATCGTTGGAATTTCCGGGAAGATGATAACCTTTATTATGAACAACCTGGTAAGTTATTCAACCTAATGAGTGACGATCAAAAAGAATATTTATTCGGTAACACTGCTCGCAATATGGCAGATGCAGAAAAACATATTCAAATTCGTCATATTATTAATTGCTATAAAGCTGACCCAGCATATGGTCAAGGTGTTGCAAAAGCGGCAAATATTGCTTGGGAAGAAGTCGAAGCAGCATTAGATACAGAAAATGCGTAA
- a CDS encoding AAA family ATPase, with product MKDILGYRVLEQLIDERSWNLYKVYGKDDHKIVTLKQLKNTNLALCAAEAIHDFHMSSRLSPSFVLQPSKIEKHGNKVLAVTEYFSGKTLRQWIDERKHLVLDLHTFLHIASKLASILASVHQESIIHKFLQPQFILMDMHQKEIKITGLHQSTMLQSEMVQPVYYRNLIYDAIYWSPEQSGRMNRLLDNRSDLYSLGVILYEILVGEIPFKFDKVVDMIHAHLALEAKPPHEIDKTIPVTVSNIVMKLLEKSPEDRYQSAYGLKEDLEKCMQMLTREGEIADFSLGEKDQYVLFNPTNKLYGRDDQLKQLLDHFYKTKETGSRLTLITGRSGIGKTALVGELEKSIIIHKGYFISGKFIQFQNRIPYAPIVQAFRTLLKQIMAEGEEATSKWKEKIKQMMSPVYISVIADLIPEIEWLVGKQTVVPIIAVEGIHFRFLQAVSQFISIFASKDHPLVFFIDDLQWADYATLDLIKHIILNHESEHFMVVGAYRDQEVMVGHPLELMLSELRDQHKPIVEINMKPLELNHILQWISDTISIEQEEKVALAKIIYRITQGNPLFIVQLLTSFVEEKIIDFDSQVGKWQLYPEHLTDLDLTDTIIQVIMKRIEKLPKETIEILQIAACLGNQFEHHTLASIVEIDASVLSEQLWCALTEGLILPQDAHYKWVYPNEIFPLLKQESPKYLFLHDKVQQAFYDMMSLEKREQYHLRIGRYLRAADTESESQYLFDIVSHLNSVADYLTTEEKIELIKMNKEAGESAIQRGATMSALLYYQKARELLPTAVWQNPFSYELICNIVFGLAEVHYLNQKFPEAEAILDEMLTFPLQLKEKIAVYNLKVRLYTHTHQVKNAVRAGMEGLRLLGLEINQTPSNAVLLKEFMKTKLAIGRKSPEKLLMLSAATAEHPKLLMQTLINTNGSAYHVNHKMATLLMLKALQLTIKYGDMDTTCLVYNNYALTLSAGFNDYEGSFQFSQLAMQHVEKFNDASLKGRIYFVFGSFVNHWKAQLRLSLQYLERSQQLNIEAGNLHLAGACSAFIGCVMFYKGENLRTILETIERQLSLAKQYKYTLANDFLSEMQDWLEILSKGDSEVVWEFPLFTEDEAALIIHYTFRLQMTYLFLNEKKAREIIEILEEKSKALPTLIATPEYYFYYCLWILKFVDRNTMTLSAAKRKINKKLKRLKEWAKLCPENYRHKYLLIKAEFLRMSNQKAGLIQMYNEALQYAEKHGFLQDAAIINEYAALYFIDEELYTPAKAYMTEAYDGYLKWGAERIAHVLYSMHSDYITDRYTKNVTNITLENEFIDVETVMESMTTIAREVNFDQLISKLLNIIMTYAGAVDVYVMIMVDGELELAASNNAEKGLKLYPQTQKVENMDNLPISIIHYVHQSQDTVVLGQANKDGDFVNDPYIKNNEVKSVLCIPIVFQQHVTGILYLENNKTSYTFTKDRVVLLTLLASQTATSIENAYFYQDLEDKVKERTIQLNQVNGKLIQANQSLALSKEQRRQLLANISHDLRSPILIARNHVTALLEGVIEDPEKQHHYLHVVKDRLTSLNKLIQDLFDMTRLESGNFLFQFEAIPVDQLFKYLCKQFDFEMRYEEIIYKWSMDEPEDRYPLVEADISRLEQVMNNLVFNAVKHAQPTRIELRLEFSNPNEVTIHVIDNGKGITGEDLPFIFDRFYSNKPANGQATHGLGLAITKEIIMQHKGEINVKSNVGKGTIFSFTLPTFDVDE from the coding sequence ATGAAAGATATTTTAGGCTATCGTGTGTTAGAACAGCTTATCGATGAACGTTCATGGAATTTATATAAAGTTTATGGTAAAGATGATCATAAAATCGTTACATTAAAACAATTGAAAAATACAAATTTAGCATTATGTGCTGCGGAAGCCATCCATGATTTTCATATGAGTAGTCGTCTGTCACCTAGCTTTGTTTTACAGCCATCGAAAATAGAAAAACACGGGAATAAAGTTCTGGCTGTTACAGAATACTTTTCAGGAAAAACATTAAGGCAATGGATAGATGAGCGTAAGCATCTAGTTCTTGATCTTCATACCTTTCTTCATATTGCATCAAAGCTTGCAAGTATATTAGCATCTGTACACCAAGAATCTATTATTCATAAATTTTTACAGCCGCAATTTATTTTAATGGATATGCATCAAAAGGAGATCAAAATTACTGGTTTACATCAATCAACAATGCTGCAATCAGAAATGGTTCAACCGGTTTATTATCGTAATTTAATTTATGATGCAATTTACTGGTCTCCAGAGCAATCTGGAAGAATGAATCGCTTACTAGATAATCGTTCTGATTTATATTCTCTAGGAGTTATTTTATATGAAATTCTTGTCGGTGAAATTCCATTTAAATTTGATAAAGTGGTAGACATGATCCATGCACATTTAGCATTAGAAGCAAAACCGCCACATGAAATAGATAAAACTATTCCAGTGACTGTTTCTAATATTGTTATGAAGTTACTTGAGAAATCTCCTGAAGACCGTTATCAAAGTGCCTATGGATTAAAAGAGGATCTTGAGAAATGCATGCAAATGTTAACTCGTGAAGGAGAAATAGCTGATTTCTCATTAGGAGAGAAGGACCAGTATGTTTTGTTTAATCCTACAAACAAATTATACGGAAGGGATGATCAGCTCAAGCAATTATTAGATCATTTTTATAAAACGAAAGAAACAGGCTCACGACTTACTCTTATTACTGGTCGTTCTGGTATAGGAAAAACAGCGTTGGTCGGTGAATTGGAAAAATCGATAATTATTCATAAAGGTTATTTTATTTCAGGAAAGTTTATTCAGTTTCAAAATCGAATTCCATATGCTCCAATTGTACAGGCATTTCGAACATTATTAAAACAAATTATGGCTGAAGGAGAAGAAGCGACATCTAAGTGGAAAGAAAAAATCAAACAAATGATGTCTCCCGTTTATATTAGCGTTATTGCCGATTTGATTCCAGAAATAGAATGGTTAGTTGGAAAACAAACAGTAGTACCAATTATTGCGGTAGAAGGGATTCATTTTCGTTTTTTACAAGCAGTAAGTCAATTTATTAGTATCTTCGCTAGTAAGGACCATCCGCTTGTATTCTTTATTGATGATCTACAGTGGGCAGATTATGCCACATTAGATTTAATTAAACATATAATCTTGAATCATGAATCAGAGCACTTTATGGTTGTTGGTGCCTATCGTGATCAGGAGGTTATGGTTGGTCATCCACTTGAACTAATGTTATCTGAACTAAGAGATCAACATAAACCTATTGTAGAAATAAATATGAAACCATTAGAGCTTAATCATATTTTGCAATGGATAAGTGACACCATTTCTATTGAACAAGAAGAAAAAGTAGCATTGGCTAAAATTATCTATCGTATTACACAAGGTAATCCGTTGTTTATCGTACAATTATTAACTTCTTTTGTAGAAGAGAAAATTATTGATTTTGATAGTCAAGTTGGGAAATGGCAATTGTATCCTGAACATCTAACAGATTTAGATCTTACGGATACCATTATTCAAGTCATCATGAAACGGATAGAAAAACTACCAAAAGAAACAATAGAAATCCTACAAATTGCAGCTTGTCTTGGAAATCAATTTGAACATCATACACTGGCATCCATTGTGGAAATAGATGCTTCTGTATTATCAGAACAGCTTTGGTGTGCACTAACAGAAGGTCTTATTTTACCGCAGGATGCACATTATAAATGGGTTTATCCTAATGAAATATTTCCTTTGCTAAAACAGGAATCACCAAAATATTTATTTTTACATGATAAGGTTCAGCAAGCTTTTTACGACATGATGTCTTTGGAAAAGCGGGAGCAGTATCATTTGAGGATTGGTAGATATTTAAGAGCGGCAGATACAGAATCTGAAAGTCAATACTTGTTTGATATCGTTTCACATCTAAATTCTGTTGCTGATTATTTAACAACAGAGGAAAAAATCGAATTAATTAAAATGAATAAAGAAGCTGGTGAGTCAGCCATACAAAGAGGGGCAACGATGTCTGCTCTCCTTTATTATCAGAAAGCACGTGAGCTTTTACCAACAGCAGTATGGCAGAATCCTTTTTCTTATGAATTAATATGTAATATCGTTTTTGGTTTGGCAGAGGTGCATTATTTAAATCAAAAATTTCCAGAAGCTGAAGCTATTTTAGATGAGATGCTAACCTTCCCTTTACAATTAAAAGAGAAGATAGCTGTCTATAATTTGAAGGTGCGTCTGTACACCCATACACATCAAGTCAAAAATGCAGTAAGGGCTGGAATGGAAGGCTTGCGGTTATTAGGCTTAGAAATTAATCAAACACCATCAAATGCAGTATTACTAAAAGAATTTATGAAAACAAAACTAGCAATTGGTAGGAAATCACCTGAAAAATTATTGATGCTATCTGCTGCTACAGCAGAGCACCCAAAGCTGTTGATGCAAACACTAATTAATACGAATGGCTCTGCATATCATGTTAACCACAAAATGGCAACATTATTGATGTTAAAGGCATTACAACTAACAATAAAGTATGGAGATATGGATACTACTTGTCTCGTATATAATAATTATGCATTAACTTTAAGTGCGGGATTCAATGATTATGAAGGTAGCTTTCAATTTTCACAACTGGCGATGCAACATGTTGAGAAATTTAATGACGCAAGCTTAAAAGGAAGAATCTATTTTGTATTTGGTAGTTTTGTTAATCATTGGAAGGCACAGCTAAGACTTAGTTTACAATATTTAGAACGTTCACAGCAGCTAAATATTGAAGCTGGAAACCTCCATTTAGCCGGAGCATGTAGCGCTTTTATTGGTTGTGTAATGTTTTATAAAGGAGAAAATTTGCGTACGATATTAGAAACAATCGAACGTCAACTTTCCTTAGCGAAACAATATAAATATACATTAGCCAATGACTTTCTATCGGAAATGCAGGATTGGCTTGAAATTCTCTCAAAAGGAGATAGTGAAGTAGTTTGGGAATTTCCTTTATTTACAGAGGATGAAGCTGCACTTATCATTCACTATACCTTCCGATTACAAATGACATATTTGTTTTTAAATGAAAAAAAGGCACGGGAAATTATTGAAATTTTGGAAGAGAAGTCAAAGGCCTTACCAACACTTATTGCTACACCAGAATATTATTTTTATTATTGCTTATGGATATTGAAATTCGTGGATAGAAATACAATGACCTTATCTGCTGCCAAAAGGAAAATAAACAAGAAACTAAAAAGGTTGAAAGAATGGGCAAAGCTTTGTCCTGAGAATTATCGACATAAATACTTATTAATTAAAGCAGAATTCTTAAGAATGAGTAATCAAAAGGCCGGCTTAATTCAAATGTATAATGAAGCGCTACAGTACGCAGAAAAACATGGATTTCTTCAAGATGCAGCCATTATTAATGAGTATGCAGCATTATACTTTATTGATGAAGAATTATATACACCAGCAAAAGCATATATGACAGAAGCGTATGATGGCTATTTAAAATGGGGAGCGGAGCGAATTGCTCATGTGCTGTATTCCATGCATTCTGATTATATTACTGATCGTTATACAAAAAATGTAACAAATATTACATTAGAAAATGAATTTATTGATGTTGAAACAGTAATGGAATCCATGACAACGATTGCTCGTGAAGTAAACTTCGATCAGTTAATATCGAAGCTGTTAAATATTATTATGACATATGCGGGTGCGGTCGATGTATATGTAATGATTATGGTTGACGGAGAATTAGAACTTGCAGCCTCCAATAATGCTGAGAAAGGCTTAAAGTTGTATCCACAAACGCAGAAAGTCGAGAACATGGATAATTTACCAATTTCCATTATTCATTATGTGCATCAAAGTCAGGATACTGTTGTATTAGGTCAAGCAAATAAAGATGGAGATTTTGTAAACGATCCTTATATTAAGAATAATGAAGTGAAATCTGTCTTATGTATTCCTATTGTCTTTCAACAACATGTTACAGGAATCCTTTATTTAGAAAATAATAAGACATCATATACTTTTACAAAGGACCGAGTTGTCTTGTTAACTTTATTAGCATCTCAGACAGCAACCTCTATTGAAAATGCCTATTTCTATCAAGACTTAGAAGATAAGGTAAAAGAGAGAACCATACAGTTAAATCAAGTAAATGGAAAATTAATTCAAGCCAATCAATCCCTTGCTTTATCAAAGGAACAACGTCGACAATTACTGGCGAATATTTCTCATGATTTACGATCACCGATTTTAATTGCTCGAAATCATGTTACGGCTTTATTAGAAGGAGTAATTGAAGATCCAGAAAAACAGCATCATTATTTGCATGTGGTGAAAGATCGCCTTACTTCTTTAAATAAACTAATTCAAGATTTATTTGATATGACTCGGCTAGAATCTGGTAATTTTCTTTTTCAATTTGAAGCTATTCCAGTCGATCAGTTATTTAAGTACTTGTGTAAACAATTTGATTTTGAGATGCGGTATGAAGAAATTATTTATAAATGGAGTATGGATGAGCCTGAAGATCGTTACCCATTAGTAGAAGCAGATATAAGTCGCCTAGAGCAAGTAATGAATAATTTAGTGTTTAACGCTGTGAAACATGCGCAGCCAACAAGGATTGAACTTCGGTTAGAGTTTTCAAATCCTAATGAAGTTACTATTCACGTTATTGACAATGGCAAAGGAATTACTGGAGAGGATCTTCCTTTTATATTTGATCGTTTTTATTCAAATAAACCTGCAAATGGACAAGCAACCCATGGGCTTGGACTAGCAATAACAAAAGAGATTATTATGCAACATAAAGGGGAAATAAATGTAAAAAGCAATGTTGGAAAAGGGACAATATTTTCCTTCACCTTACCAACATTTGATGTAGATGAGTAA
- a CDS encoding anti-repressor SinI family protein — translation MKIKTKDKNKVSYDPEWVALIIEAKKLGLSAKEIRQFIKYQLMHQ, via the coding sequence ATGAAAATAAAAACTAAAGATAAAAATAAAGTTTCCTATGATCCTGAATGGGTTGCTCTAATTATAGAAGCAAAAAAATTAGGTTTAAGCGCAAAAGAAATTCGACAGTTCATCAAATATCAACTTATGCATCAATAA
- a CDS encoding IS4 family transposase translates to MDKFTRKTSFEQWFSPISTELFNEMVGNFQLDYYTKKLYMAPFMKLLLFAQLHGTESLRALADAVFSDDLQKAVGFESISFSQLGRRLNEVPTSFFEAIFLNLVAKIHEKTDFQHRRKTSTPWMLIDSTTLPLNLTNHRWAEFRKTKSGVKLHLRLVFMEKGLSYPDKAVMTNAIEHDRGQLEVFVDDKECMYVFDRGYLDYERFDRMTDDGYFFVSRLRKNAVVRVIKTLEVPSNSSILSDEMVVLGSTQNRTEHVFRKIKVLDDKGKELTLISNRFDISAVEIADVYKSRWAIELFFKWMKQHLSIKKFYGHSEQAVHNQVYVAMIVYCLNVLAQLSTNSSRTYLQISRYLKAAIWKSAHIWIRKIKGKGVP, encoded by the coding sequence ATGGATAAGTTTACACGAAAAACATCATTTGAACAATGGTTTTCACCGATTTCGACTGAACTTTTTAATGAAATGGTTGGAAACTTTCAATTAGATTACTATACAAAGAAGCTTTATATGGCGCCATTCATGAAGTTACTGCTGTTTGCGCAACTTCATGGTACCGAAAGTTTACGGGCGTTAGCTGACGCTGTTTTTTCAGATGATCTTCAAAAAGCAGTTGGGTTTGAATCCATTAGCTTTTCACAATTAGGCAGAAGACTAAATGAAGTGCCTACTTCTTTTTTTGAAGCCATCTTCTTAAATCTAGTAGCGAAAATTCATGAAAAAACAGACTTTCAGCACAGAAGAAAAACGTCTACACCTTGGATGTTGATTGATTCTACCACATTACCTTTAAATTTAACGAATCACAGATGGGCTGAATTCCGAAAAACAAAGTCTGGCGTAAAGCTTCATCTGCGCCTTGTATTTATGGAAAAAGGCCTTTCTTATCCGGACAAAGCAGTCATGACGAACGCAATAGAACACGACCGTGGACAGTTAGAAGTATTTGTTGACGATAAAGAATGCATGTACGTTTTTGACCGTGGCTACTTGGATTACGAGCGTTTCGATCGCATGACAGATGACGGCTATTTCTTTGTATCACGTTTAAGGAAAAACGCTGTCGTTCGGGTAATTAAAACACTTGAAGTTCCATCAAACTCATCTATTTTATCAGATGAAATGGTCGTTCTCGGATCAACTCAAAACCGAACAGAACACGTTTTTCGTAAAATAAAAGTACTGGATGATAAAGGGAAAGAACTCACGTTAATTTCAAATCGGTTTGACATTAGCGCAGTTGAAATCGCCGATGTTTACAAGTCCAGATGGGCAATCGAACTCTTTTTCAAATGGATGAAACAACATCTCTCAATCAAAAAGTTCTACGGGCATAGCGAACAAGCAGTCCATAATCAAGTGTACGTAGCGATGATTGTCTATTGTTTAAACGTACTCGCGCAGCTAAGCACAAACAGCTCGCGGACTTATCTCCAAATCAGTCGTTATTTAAAAGCCGCAATTTGGAAATCTGCCCATATTTGGATTCGTAAAATCAAAGGAAAAGGTGTCCCGTAA
- a CDS encoding response regulator transcription factor produces the protein MANEKILIIDDDADVRDVLQVYLEKNHFQVVTSSNGYQALQLIDEDIPDLIILDVMMPHLDGFELCQYIRKKTEVPILFYSSKNEDMDKIIGLSIGADDFIEKSTSFSVIVAKVRAHLRRTRTFPAQENTSLKTSRENGNNLMFPGLIIKLESADVLLDEESVKLSAKEYQLLCVLAKNPDRIYSVEQLFDMVWGEDSLGDYRTVLVHISNLRKKLEQNRNDIEYIQTFRGIGYKFNGFIDA, from the coding sequence ATGGCTAATGAAAAAATCTTAATCATCGATGATGATGCTGATGTACGAGACGTTTTGCAAGTATATTTAGAGAAGAATCATTTTCAAGTCGTTACCTCCTCAAACGGTTATCAAGCTTTACAATTAATTGATGAAGATATTCCTGATTTAATTATTCTAGATGTAATGATGCCGCATTTAGATGGCTTTGAACTTTGTCAATATATACGAAAGAAAACAGAAGTACCTATTTTATTTTATAGTTCTAAAAATGAAGATATGGATAAAATAATTGGCTTGAGTATTGGTGCGGATGATTTTATTGAAAAATCAACAAGCTTTTCTGTGATTGTTGCCAAAGTGCGGGCGCATTTACGAAGAACACGGACATTTCCAGCTCAAGAAAATACTAGTCTTAAAACAAGTAGAGAGAATGGAAATAATTTAATGTTTCCTGGTTTGATTATTAAGCTGGAAAGTGCGGATGTTCTACTAGATGAAGAGTCTGTGAAGCTGTCAGCGAAAGAATACCAACTCTTATGTGTCCTTGCGAAGAATCCTGACCGCATTTACAGTGTAGAGCAGCTTTTTGACATGGTGTGGGGTGAAGATAGCTTAGGCGATTATCGTACTGTACTTGTCCATATTAGTAATCTACGAAAGAAACTAGAACAAAACAGAAATGACATTGAATATATTCAAACATTTCGTGGAATTGGATACAAGTTTAATGGGTTTATTGATGCATAA